A genome region from Erigeron canadensis isolate Cc75 chromosome 3, C_canadensis_v1, whole genome shotgun sequence includes the following:
- the LOC122592179 gene encoding uncharacterized protein LOC122592179 → MFNAFTGSSRSHVPPIGIQPLTGENYASWKDQLDLTLGYYDLDYAIRHDEPAAITATSTAEQIAAFEKWDKANRLSLMTVKSSIPLGLRGAIPESDKVKDYLKSVEDYFKGSSKAHASSLMLKMLTLKYDGKSGVQGQMEDE, encoded by the exons atgtttaatgcctttacaggttccTCTAGATCTCACG TACCTCCCATTGGCATTCAGCCACTTACCGGTGAAAACTATGCTTCATGGAAAGATCAGTTAGATCTTACTCTGGGGTACTATGACCTGGACTACGCCATTCGTCATGATGAACCCGCTGCCATTACTGCAACCTCTACTGCAGAGCAGATAGCGGCATTTGAGAAGTGGGACAAGGCGAATCGCTTGTCACTTATGACGGTCAAGAGCTCTATTCCTCTTGGTCTCCGAGGAGCTATTCCCGAGTCTGATAAAGTGAAAGATTACCTCAAATCTGTTGAGGATTACTTCAAGGGATCGTCTAAAGCGCATGCAAGCAGCTTAATGCTAAAGATGCTAACTCTGAAATACGATGGAAAAAGCGGTGTCC AAGGACAAATGGAAGATGAGTGA